A window of Mycobacterium bourgelatii genomic DNA:
GGGAAACGCGCCGTTAGCTTCGACAAGGCCACGCTGGCCTCGAGTCTGGCTAGCGGCGCGCCCAGGCAGTAGTGCAGTCCGCGGCCAAACCCCAAGTGCCGCGACGTGCCTCGGTCCGGATCGAAGGCATCCGGTCGGTCGAACTCGGCGGGATCGCGTTGGGCCGCGCCGAGCAGCAGCACCATGGTGTCGCCCTTGGCGACGTCGTAGTCGCCGATCGTCATGTCCGCGGCGGCGATTCGACCGACCAACTGCACGGGCGGGTCGTACCGCAGGGTCTCCTCGATGACCGCCGAGACGCGCTGGGCATCACTGGCCAGCGCCGTCCACTGCGTGCGGTCGCGCAGCATCGCCAAGACGGCGTTGGCGATCAGGTTCACCGTGGTCTCGTGTCCGGCTATCAGCAGCAGGTTGCAGGTGGAGACGATCTCCTCGGTGGTCAGCTGGTCTCCGGCCTCTTCGACGGCGACCAGGCCGGACATCAAATCATCGCCGGGATGGGACCGGCGCAGCTCGATCAGTCCGCGCAAGTAATCGCGTAACCACAGGCCCGCCTGCAACTGCTCCTGCCATAGCTCTTCGCTTTCGGGGCTGGACATCAACGGGTCCAGTGATTGCGCCAGCATTGCCGATGCCCGACTGAACTGCGGCTCGTCCTCCAAGGGCACACCGAGCAGCCGGCAAATGACCGCGACGGGAAGCGGATACGCGAAGTCGTCGATGACGTCGAATTTGCCGGCCGCGGCGAACCGGGTCAGCATGTCGTCCACCAACGCGCTGATATCGGGCTGCAACGCGTTGACCACCTTCGGGACGAATGCCTTGCTCACCAAGCGACGTAACCGGGTGTGGTCAGGGGGATCGAGGAACAAGAATCCGGGCGGGCCCAGCGGTCGTACCGTCGCGCCCTCCGCGATCTGCCGCTGCACCGCCGTCGAGTTGAGCCGGTCGCTGCTCGACGACGGGTGCCGCAAAATCTCGTCGCAATCCCCGTACGAGGAGAAAAAGGTGAGGTTGGCTCCTGGCAGCGGCAGCGGCCCGTGGTCACGAAACTTCGCAAAGACCGCGTATGGGTCGGCCCGGTGGGCAGGGTCGAGCAATTCCAGTAGCAGCGCCTGGGTTTCGGTTTGCTCGCTGGTCCGCTCGCTCGTCTGCAAAGGCCTCGGCATCTACACATTGTGCCTGCGCATCACGCGTAGCATCGGCGGCATGCTGCGCGCGGCCGTGGTCCGGTTAGGAGTCATCGTCGTTGTTCTGCTCGGCGGCATGGTGCTGGCTCCGCCGAGCCAAGCCTGCGCATGTGGCGCCGCGATCCCACCGAGCGGCGCGGACGCGCGGATGAACAGCGAAGTCGCACTCCTGCATTGGGACGGAACGACCGAGAACATCGTGATGCGGCTCGGGTTGGATTCCTCCACCGACAACCTCGCACTGGTGGTGCCGACGCCCACGCCGGCGGTGGTGACGACGACGGACAAGGCCGCCTTCACCGAGTTGTCCCGACTCACCGCTCCCAAGATCGAGCACCAACGCAGGTGGCGCATCGGGCCCGGTTCGTCGTCCGCCACCGATACCGACGCTGCCGTCGCCGCCCCAGGGCCACAGGTGCTTTCGCAGGTGCACCTGGGCCCGCTGGAGGCCACCACCCTGGCCGGCGGCGACCTGGCCGGCCTACAAAAGTGGTTGTCCGACAACGGATATGCCATCCGACCGGCTGTGTCGAGCGCGCTCGACCCCTATGTGCGGGACGGCTGGGCGTTCGTGGCCATGCGGCTGACGAGCACAACCCACATCGTCGGCGGCCTGGATCCGGTGCGACTGACGTTCCGGTCGCCGCGGCTCGTCTATCCGATGCGGCTGTCGGTCGCTGCGCAAGGGCCGCAACGCGTCACGATCTTCACCCTGTCCGATCACCGACAACAGCGCACCGACGACGACGCCACGCACCAGACCACCCAAGTTCAGTTCGCCGGCAACATCGCCGGCGACGTTCGGGACCCCTTGCTGCGCGAATTGACCGCCAGCCACGGCGGGTACCTCACCAAGATCCAGGTCGACATCGACGAAACATCCCGGATCTCTTCGGATTTCACGTTCGGGAACGCACCGAACGACGAATCGTACCGACAGGTCCAGATCGTCTATGACGACGCGACCATCCCGCTCGAGCTGCTCGTTGCCGTGGTGCTGGTGGTCCTGGTAGTCGTCGGCCTGGTGGGCTTCGTCCTGGTTCGTCGGCGGACCCGGCGCGCCGGCTAGCCTTCGCTCAACTCTGCCACCGTCGGATGCGCCATCAATCGGTCGAGAAAGACGCGCTGGCCTTTGAGCAGTTTGGTGCGGGCCCGCGCCACCGGGAACCAGCCGACCCGGTCGACCTCGGGAAACTCGC
This region includes:
- a CDS encoding cytochrome P450, with product MPRPLQTSERTSEQTETQALLLELLDPAHRADPYAVFAKFRDHGPLPLPGANLTFFSSYGDCDEILRHPSSSSDRLNSTAVQRQIAEGATVRPLGPPGFLFLDPPDHTRLRRLVSKAFVPKVVNALQPDISALVDDMLTRFAAAGKFDVIDDFAYPLPVAVICRLLGVPLEDEPQFSRASAMLAQSLDPLMSSPESEELWQEQLQAGLWLRDYLRGLIELRRSHPGDDLMSGLVAVEEAGDQLTTEEIVSTCNLLLIAGHETTVNLIANAVLAMLRDRTQWTALASDAQRVSAVIEETLRYDPPVQLVGRIAAADMTIGDYDVAKGDTMVLLLGAAQRDPAEFDRPDAFDPDRGTSRHLGFGRGLHYCLGAPLARLEASVALSKLTARFPDARMVGEPQYKPNVTLRGLSALTVAV
- a CDS encoding DUF2330 domain-containing protein, with amino-acid sequence MLRAAVVRLGVIVVVLLGGMVLAPPSQACACGAAIPPSGADARMNSEVALLHWDGTTENIVMRLGLDSSTDNLALVVPTPTPAVVTTTDKAAFTELSRLTAPKIEHQRRWRIGPGSSSATDTDAAVAAPGPQVLSQVHLGPLEATTLAGGDLAGLQKWLSDNGYAIRPAVSSALDPYVRDGWAFVAMRLTSTTHIVGGLDPVRLTFRSPRLVYPMRLSVAAQGPQRVTIFTLSDHRQQRTDDDATHQTTQVQFAGNIAGDVRDPLLRELTASHGGYLTKIQVDIDETSRISSDFTFGNAPNDESYRQVQIVYDDATIPLELLVAVVLVVLVVVGLVGFVLVRRRTRRAG